A genomic region of Oryza glaberrima chromosome 1, OglaRS2, whole genome shotgun sequence contains the following coding sequences:
- the LOC127754637 gene encoding guanine nucleotide-binding protein-like NSN1, whose amino-acid sequence MVKKSKKSKSKRVTLRQKHKVLRKVKEHHRKKRKEAKKEGKSHRKKVEKDPGIPNEWPFKEQELKALEARRAQALQELELKKEARKERARKRKLGLLEDEDIANLASAASAQGSEFAEKDAAKENASLDVVKSQDHSERAFYKELVKVIEASDVILEVLDARDPLGTRCIDMEKMVRKADPSKRIVLLLNKIDLVPKESVEKWLTYLREEMPTVAFKCNTQEQRTKLGWKSSKIDKSSNIPQSSDCLGAENLIKLLKNYSRSHELKLAITVGIVGLPNVGKSSLINSLKRSRVVNVGSTPGVTRSMQEVQLDKKVKLLDCPGVVMLKSSNSGVSVALRNCKRVEKMEDPISPVKEILDLCPHEKLLSLYRVPTFTSVDDFLQKVATLRGKLKKGGIVDVEAAARIVLHDWNEGKIPYFTVPPKRDAVDDSDAVIISETGKEFNIDEIYKAESSYIGGLKSLEEFRHIEIPSNAPPQIDEEMLEDGKKQNEPAQENHDESMSDANEREGAKTASASTQNDKLYTAEGILDPRKRKAEKKRRKANKFSVLTDMDADYDFKVDYQMKDALAEEGNDGGDEEPKEADPMTGVDDA is encoded by the exons atggtGAAGAAGAGCAAGAAGAGCAAGAGCAAGCGCGTGACGCTGCGGCAGAAGCACAAGGTGCTCCGCAAGGTGAAGGAGCACCACCGCAAGAAGCGCAAGGAGGCCAAGAAGGAAGGGAAGAGCCACAGGAAGAAGGTCGAGAAGGACCCCGGGATCCCCAACGAGTGGCCCTTCAAGGAGCAGGAGCTCAAGGCCCTCGAGGCCCGCCGCGCGCAGGCGCTCCAGGAGCTCGAGCTCAAGAAGGAGGCGCGCAAGGAGAGG GCTAGGAAGAGAAAGCTTGGATTGCTTGAGGACGAGGACATTGCTAATTTGGCCTCTGCAGCTTCTGCTCAGGGCAGCGAGTTTGCAGAGAAGGATGCAGCAAAGGAGAATGCCTCTTTAGACGTGGTTAAGAGCCAAG ATCATTCAGAGAGAGCCTTCTACAAGGAGCTTGTTAAAGTTATTGAAGCGTCTGATGTCATTCTTGAGGTTCTCGATGCCAGAGATCCACTGGGCACTCGTTGCATTGACATGGAAAAGATGGTCAGGAAGGCTGATCCCAGTAAACGGATTGTGCTACTTCTGAACAAGATAG ATCTTGTTCCCAAGGAGTCAGTAGAGAAATGGCTTACGTACCTAAGAGAGGAAATGCCTACTGTCGCATTTAAGTGCAATACCCAAGAGCAGAGGACAAAACTGGGATGGAAATCATCAAAGATTGATAAATCAAGCAATATCCCACAAAGCAGTGATTGTCTTGGTGCTGAGAACCTGATCAAATTACTCAAGAATTATTCCAGGAGTCATGAG CTCAAACTGGCAATTACTGTGGGTATTGTTGGTCTTCCTAATGTTGGCAAGAGCAGTCTGATTAACAGTTTGAAGAGGTCCCGTGTGGTTAATGTTGGGTCCACTCCAGGAGTTACTAGATCAATGCAAGAAGTTCAGTTAGACAAGAAGGTGAAGCTGCTAGATTGTCCTGGTGTTGTGATGCTGAAATCTTCCAATAGTGGTGTATCTGTGGCCCTTCGCAACTGCAAACGAGTTGAGAAGATGGAAGATCCAATCAGTCCTG TAAAGGAAATTCTCGATCTATGCCCGCACGAGAAGCTGCTATCCCTTTACAGGGTTCCAACATTTACTTCAGTGGACGATTTCCTTCAGAAAGTTGCCACACTCCGGGGGAAATTGAAAAAAGGTGGTATAGTGGATGTTGAAGCTGCTGCAAGAATTGTACTTCATGACTGGAATGAGG GTAAAATACCCTATTTTACGGTACCACCTAAAAGGGATGCTGTAGACGACTCCGATGCAGTAATTATTTCAGAGACTGGGAAAGAATTTAACATTGATGAAATTTACAAAGCTGAGTCATCATATATTGGTGGTCTGAAATCACTGGAGGAGTTCCGTCACATTGAGATTCCATCTAATGCCCCACCGCAGATTGACGAAGAGATGCTAGAG GATGGCAAGAAGCAGAATGAACCTGCGCAGGAAAACCATGATGAGTCGATGTCCGATGCAAATGAGCGTGAAGGAGCCAAGACGGCCAGCGCGAGCACACAGAATGACAAGCTGTACACAGCAGAGGGAATACTTGATCCTCGCAAGAGGAAAGCCGAGAAGAAGAGGCGCAAGGCAAACAAGTTCAGCGTGCTGACCGACATGGATGCAGACTACGATTTCAAGGTGGATTATCAGATGAAGGATGCCCTGGCCGAAGAGGGCAACGATGGTGGAGACGAGGAGCCCAAGGAAGCTGACCCTATGACTGGTGTCGATGATGCGTGA